From Lycium ferocissimum isolate CSIRO_LF1 chromosome 12, AGI_CSIRO_Lferr_CH_V1, whole genome shotgun sequence, one genomic window encodes:
- the LOC132039976 gene encoding probable xyloglucan glycosyltransferase 12 → MAPLFSWLWGKEIQRGTPVVVKMENPNNWSMVELESPLEDDFLLTTNDNNVSKVKNKNAKQLTWVLLLKAHKAAGCLTSIASALFSFGSVIRRRLTTGKTDSMGNSRFYSCIKVFLWLSLILLGFEIAAYYKGWHFISTNDLYTLENPLAMKGVFDLMYSMWVLVRVEYLAPLLQLLANVCIVLFLIQSLDRLVLCLGCFWIRIKKIRPVLKEGEVDLEAGDGGYYPMVLVQIPMCNEKEVYQQAIAAMCNLEWPKSKLLIQILDDSDDSTTQMLIKEEVHKWQKDGINIVYRHRVIREGYKAGNLKSAMNCCYVKDYEFVAIFDADFQPSPDFLKRTVPYFKDNEDIGLVQARWSFVNKEENLLTRLQNINLAFHFEVEQQVNGIFLNFFGFNGTAGVWRIKALEGSGGWLERTTVEDMDIAVRAHLHGWKFIFLNDVECQCEVPESYEAYRKQQHRWHSGPMQLFRLCFPAIIGSNISIWKKGNLIFLFFLLRKLILPFYSFTLFCIILPMTMFIPEATLPIWVVCYIPATMSFLNILPSPKSFPFIVPYLLFENTMSVTKFNAMISGLFQLGSSYEWIVTKKSGRSSEGDLSLLVDEKPKHQRGISEPNLEDLKEEIKQKARKSSLRKKKHNRIYTKELSLAFLLLTAAVRSLLSAQGIHFYFLLFQGISFLLVGLDLIGEQVD, encoded by the exons ATGGCACCATTATTTAGCTGGTTATGGGGTAAAGAAATCCAAAGAGGTACACCTGTTGTAGTAAAAATGGAAAACCCAAATAACTGGTCAATGGTTGAGTTAGAATCACCATTAGAAGATGATTTCTTATTAACAACAAATGACAACAATGTTTCAAAGGTGAAAAACAAGAATGCAAAACAACTAACATGGGTTCTTCTTCTTAAAGCACATAAAGCAGCAGGTTGTTTAACATCAATTGCCTCAGCATTATTCAGTTTTGGTTCAGTTATTCGACGTCGTTTAACTACTGGAAAAACAGATTCCATGGGCAATAGCAGgttttattcatgtataaaagTATTCCTATGGTTGTCCTTAATCTTGTTAGGTTTTGAAATAGCTGCATATTACAAAGGCTGGCACTTTATTAGTACTAATGATTTGTATACATTGGAAAATCCATTAGCTATGAAGGGTGTGTTTGATTTGATGTATTCCATGTGGGTTTTAGTTAGAGTTGAGTATCTTGCTCCACTTCTTCAATTATTGGCCAATGTATGTATTGTCCTATTTCTTATCCAGAGTTTGGATAGATTGGTACTCTGTTTGGGTTGTTTTTGGATAAGGATAAAGAAGATTAGGCCAGTTTTGAAAGAGGGTGAAGTTGATCTTGAGGCTGGTGATGGTGGTTACTATCCTATGGTTCTTGTTCAGATTCCCATGTGTAATGAAAAAGAG GTTTATCAGCAAGCTATTGCAGCTATGTGCAATTTGGAGTGGCCTAAGTCGAAATTGTTGATACAAATTCTTGATGATTCGGACGATTCCACGACGCAGATGTTGATTAAAGAGGAGGTACATAAATGGCAGAAGGATGGTATAAACATTGTATATCGTCATAGAGTGATTAGAGAGGGTTACAAAGCTGGCAATCTTAAGTCAGCCATGAACTGCTGTTATGTCAAAGACTACGAATTTGTTGCCATTTTCGACGCTGATTTTCAACCATCACCTGATTTTCTTAAGAGAACTGTTCCTTACTTCAAG GATAATGAGGATATAGGGTTGGTTCAAGCAAGGTGGTCCTTCGTGAACAAGGAAGAAAATCTTCTAACAAGGCTGCAGAACATCAATTTGGCCTTTCATTTTGAAGTCGAACAGCAGGTGAACGGGATTTTCCTAAATTTCTTTGGATTTAATGGGACTGCTGGAGTATGGAGGATTAAGGCATTGGAAGGTTCCGGTGGTTGGTTGGAGAGGACAACAGTTGAGGATATGGACATTGCTGTTCGGGCTCATCTCCATGGATGGAAATTCATCTTTTTGAATGATGTCGAG TGCCAGTGTGAGGTACCAGAATCATACGAAGCGTATCGTAAGCAACAACATAGATGGCATTCGGGGCCGATGCAGTTGTTCCGTCTTTGTTTTCCTGCCATCATTGGATCAAAT ATAAGCATTTGGAAGAAGGGCAACTtgatatttcttttcttccttctaAGGAAGCTAATACTTCCATTTTATTCTTTCACTCTGTTTTGCATAATCCTCCCAATGACCATGTTCATTCCCGAGGCTACGCTCCCCATATGGGTTGTGTGTTACATCCCTGCCACCATGTCATTTCTCAATATACTTCCATCCCCTAAATCTTTCCCTTTCATCGTTCCATACCTTCTATTTGAGAACACCATGTCTGTGACAAAGTTCAATGCCATGATCTCGGGCCTCTTTCAACTTGGAAGTTCTTACGAATGGATTGTAACTAAGAAATCAGGACGTTCTTCCGAGGGTGACCTTTCCTTGTTGGTTGATGAAAAACCAAAACATCAAAGAGGTATTTCGGAGCCTAATTTGGAAGACTTGAAGGAGGAAATTAAGCAGAAAGCTCGAAAGTCTTCTTTGCGGAAGAAGAAGCACAACAGAATCTATACGAAAGAATTGTCTCTCGCTTTCTTGCTGTTGACAGCTGCAGTAAGGAGCCTCTTATCAGCTCAAGGAATCCACTTTTATTTCTTGCTGTTTCAAGGGATATCATTCCTCTTAGTCGGGCTAGACTTGATTGGTGAACAGGTTGACTAG